The segment AAAATGCCGCTGTTTTTGAACAAGCCGCGCCGGCAAGCGGCCTGGAGCCCCTAGAGATAACTGAAGCAGAAACATTACCGGACAAGGCCCATTTGATCAGGGCGCTTGCCGACCAGGGCAAGCCAAACGAAGCGTTGGCGCTGTGCGCCGAAGCCCTGGCAGCCAATAAGCTTGATCCCGGGCTGCATTTTCTGCAGGCCAGCATTCTTCAGGAGCTGGATCGAATCGATGAAGCGTGTGTTTCCCTGAAACGGACCCTTTATCTCGATCAGAATTTTCTCCTGGCGCACTTTGCCCTCGGCAATCTGGGGCTGCGCCAGGGCAATAAGCGGGCGGCAAAAAAACATTTCGAGAACGTCCTTGCCCTTTTAAAGGGGAACCGGACCGAAGACATCCTGCCCGAAGCCGAATGGCTGACGGCCGGCAGATTCAGGGAAATTATTCTTGCCACCATGGCGACCGGAGCCTTGGCATGAAACAAGGTCATTTATTGCAAGGCAAGGACTCCATCCTCAAAGCGCGGGCGCGCGCTTTGGCCAAAGAACCCGAGCGAACCGTTGGGTCCCGGGCATTTATTGAAATAGTCGAGTTCCGCCTGGCGTCGGAAACGTATGGCATCGAATCCTCGTTTGTCCGCGAAGTCCAGGCGCTCAAGGATTTCACGCCGCTGCCGGGCGTACCGCCTTTTGTTCTCGGCATCGTCAACGTACACGGGCGGATCCTTTCGCTGGTCGATCTTAAAAAGTTTTTCAATCTGCCGGACAAAGGGCTCGGCGAGCTCAACAAGGTGATCGTCCTCCAAAACGGCCGCATGGAATTCGGGGTCCTGGCCGATGCCGTCCCCGGGATCCGCTCCGTTCCCCTTGACGCGATCCAGGCGCCGCCCTGCACCATTACCGGGATCGGGGCGGAATATTTGCGGGGGATCACTGCCGGGCACGTGATCATCCTGGCTGCGGGAAAAATCCTGGGCGATGAGAAGATCATCGTGCACGAAGATGTTACTTAGAGTAAAAGCATACAGCCGTGTTCCCGGGACGATCCGGGAACAAAACAAAGGAGACAAGAATGAAAATGTCAAAAGCAGTCAAAGGAACCACGGAACCAAAACAGCAGGATACGGAATCGCACGCCGCCGCTTTCTATGCCCGCAGCCTGATCGAGGCGAGTCCTGATCCGCTGGTCACCATCAGTCCCGAAGGCAAGATCACCGATGTGAACAAGGCTTTCGAGGACATCACCGGCGTTTCCCGCAAGCGTCTTAGCGGCAGGGATTTTAGCGATTTCTTCACGGATCCGGCCAAGGCGCGGGCAGGATACAAGCAGGTGTTCTCCCAGGGCATGGTCAAGGATTATCCGCTCGCCATCCGCCATACGTCGGGCCGGACCACGGATGTGCTTTACAATGCCAGCGTGTATAAAAACGAAGCGGGTGAGGTGCAAGGCGTCTTTGCCTCGGCCCGTGACATCACCGAGCGCAAGGAAACTGAAGCCGGGATGGAAAAGGCCCGGAAAGAGCTGGCGGTCATTAAAAAAACCGCGGATGCCGCCAGCGAATTCGCCGAGAGCGTGATCAACACCGTGCGCGAGCCCCTGATCTCCCTGGACCAGGACCTGCGGGTGGTAACAGTCAGCCGCTCCTTCTATGACTTCTTCAAGGTAAAGCCCAAAGATACGGTGGGGAAGCCTATCTATGACCTGGGCAACAAGCAGTGGGATATCCCCAAGCTGCGCGAACTGCTGGAAACCATCCTGCCGCAAAAGGCATCCTTTGACAATTTTGAGGTCGAGCACGAATTTGCCGGCATCGGCCGGCGCGTCATGCTATTGAATGCCCGGCAGATTCAACAGGGCGAGGGCAAAGAGCGGACCATCCTCCTGGCCATCGAGGACATCACCGAGCGCAAGGAAATTGAAACCGGCCTGGAAAATGCCCGGAAAGAACTGGCGGTCATTAAAAAAACCGCGGATGCCGCCAGCGAATTCGCCGAGAGCATGATCAACACCGTGCGTGAACCCCTGATCTCCCTGGACCAGGACCTCCGGGTGGTCACCGTCAGCCGCTCCTTCTGTGATTTTTTCAAGGTAAAGCCCGAAGAAACCGTAGGGCAGCTTATCTATGACCTGGGCAACAAGCAGTGGGATATCCCCAAGCTGCGCGAACTGCTGGAAACCATCCTGCCCAAAAAGGCGAGCTTTGACAACTACGAGGTCGAACACGAATTTGCCAACATCGGCCGGCGCATCATGCTTTTGAATGCCCGGCAGATTCAACAGGGAGCGGGCAAAGAGCGGATCATCCTCCTGGCCATCGAGGACATCACCGAGCGCAAGCGCAGCGATGAGGAAATGAAAAAGTATCGCGAACAACTTGAAGAAA is part of the Candidatus Aminicenantes bacterium genome and harbors:
- a CDS encoding chemotaxis protein CheW, translated to MKQGHLLQGKDSILKARARALAKEPERTVGSRAFIEIVEFRLASETYGIESSFVREVQALKDFTPLPGVPPFVLGIVNVHGRILSLVDLKKFFNLPDKGLGELNKVIVLQNGRMEFGVLADAVPGIRSVPLDAIQAPPCTITGIGAEYLRGITAGHVIILAAGKILGDEKIIVHEDVT
- a CDS encoding PAS domain-containing methyl-accepting chemotaxis protein, which codes for MKMSKAVKGTTEPKQQDTESHAAAFYARSLIEASPDPLVTISPEGKITDVNKAFEDITGVSRKRLSGRDFSDFFTDPAKARAGYKQVFSQGMVKDYPLAIRHTSGRTTDVLYNASVYKNEAGEVQGVFASARDITERKETEAGMEKARKELAVIKKTADAASEFAESVINTVREPLISLDQDLRVVTVSRSFYDFFKVKPKDTVGKPIYDLGNKQWDIPKLRELLETILPQKASFDNFEVEHEFAGIGRRVMLLNARQIQQGEGKERTILLAIEDITERKEIETGLENARKELAVIKKTADAASEFAESMINTVREPLISLDQDLRVVTVSRSFCDFFKVKPEETVGQLIYDLGNKQWDIPKLRELLETILPKKASFDNYEVEHEFANIGRRIMLLNARQIQQGAGKERIILLAIEDITERKRSDEEMKKYREQLEEIVKQRTEKLTNVLSQVKDTVNVLGTSSSEILASTTEVASSAAENAAAIAETTTTVEEVRQAVQLSSQKAKNVSDSAQRVEQISRTGQKAVEETADGMRNIREQMESIAQTIVRLSEQGKSIGGIIASVTDIADQSNLLAVNAAIEAARAGEQGKVFAVVAQEIKSLAEQSKQATMEVRTILNDIQKVTGAAVMATEQGSKAVEAGVKQSVQAGEAVRALVESITAAVQASTQIVASSQQQVVGMDQIGTAMENVNLAGTETAMNIKQVEAAAKNLYELGQKLRELVEQVKV